A region from the Triticum aestivum cultivar Chinese Spring chromosome 3D, IWGSC CS RefSeq v2.1, whole genome shotgun sequence genome encodes:
- the LOC123078957 gene encoding probable protein phosphatase 2C 42 isoform X2: MIEHGVAYSDGHDPDRKSFYITIPNLDVQTPTSFFAVYNGSEASGKFCTTNIHQELHKHQEFDTNLRQALEDTLYRIDRQMKITSAVYGCEHIDDPSVYKHSGSLPVKEIPFCGGISASIALIRGADSIIATIGSALCFISKDGKPNRLGTGSNREDNVKKNCDSADKFPHILMESMKDADFVMMASGSLMDLMPVQQLTDFVTERINLRVNMDTVCNDLLHHCASEMADKVSSDTCVLILRSKDREGDAKEKTDGDAAVPTEKEQDDTEEGSELEIGKSYSCSKSRFMHAFGP, translated from the exons ATGATTGAGCATGGGGTGGCATACAGTGATGGGCATGACCCAGACAGGAAATCATTT TACATTACCATACCCAATCTCGATGTCCAGACTCCCACATCGTTTTTCGCAGTGTACAATGGCAGTGAAG CTTCTGGGAAATTTTGCACAACAAATATTCACCAGGAGCTCCACAAACATCAAGAGTTTGACACTAACTTGCGTCAGGCTTTGGAAGACACCTTGTACAG GATTGACAGGCAAATGAAAATTACCTCAGCTGTGTATGGCTGTGAGCACATTGATGATCCTTCGGTTTATAAGCATTCAGGCTCTCTTCCGGTTAAG GAAATCCCATTCTGTGGAGGCATTAGTGCATCGATAGCTCTGATTAGAGGCGCAGATAGCATAATTGCTACCATTGGATCCGCTCTATGTTTCATTTCAAAAGATGGGAAG CCCAACCGTCTAGGCACTGGAAGCAACCGTGAAG ATAATGTGAAGAAGAATTGTGATTCTGCTGACAAATTTCCTCATATTCTCATG GAATCTATGAAAGATGCTGATTTTGTGATGATGGCTTCTGGTTCTTTGAT GGATCTAATGCCAGTCCAACAACTTACTGATTTTGTGACTGAGAGAATAAACCTG AGGGTGAATATGGATACAGTTTGCAATGATCTTCTTCACCACTGTGCATCTGAAATGGCTGACAAAGTGTCAAGCGACACATGTGTTTTGATACTTCGTTCGAAAGACCGAGAGGGAGATGCTAAGGAAAAGACTGATGGTGATGCCGCTGTGCCCACAGAAAAGGAACAGGATGA CACTGAAGAAGGCTCAGAACTGGAAATCGGAAAGTCCTATTCATGCTCCAAAAGCAGATTTATGCACGCGTTCGGGCCTTGA
- the LOC123078957 gene encoding uncharacterized protein isoform X1: MADIMRRLDLCPLREGTVLRSPIHGFSINDADISSGADDTSIFKFNECLLVATSLIAETSCDINEDFNEALYLSCRQKIGSTEMIFALLTTKKNLSEETQGWKEKIRQPLLDLQKQIYARVRALRAEVAEIAGISSAAAPTDTENKIKLKICSIRALRLGGEMADIMRRLDLCPLREGTVLRSPIHGFSIDDADISSGADDTSIFKFNECLLVATSLIAETSCDINEDFNEALYLSCRQKIGSTEMIFALLTTKKNLSEETQGWKEKIRQPLLDLQKQIYARVRALRAEVAEIARISSAAAPTDTENKIKLKICSIRSLLRLGGEMADIMRRLDLCPLREGTVLRSPIHGFSIDDV, encoded by the exons ATGGCTGACATCATGAGGAGGTTAGATCTGTGTCCCTTGAGAGAAGGAACCGTTCTCCGATCACCTATCCATGGATTCTCCATCAACGACGCTGATATCTCTAGCGGTGCTGATGACACATCGAT TTTCAAATTCAATGAATGCTTGCTGGTTGCTACAAGCTTGATAGCTGAGACATCCTGTGACATCAATGAAGACTTCAATGAAGCATTGTACCTGAGCTGTCGACAGAAGATTGGTTCAACTGAGATGATATTTGCTCTATTGACTACGAAAAAGAACTTATCTGAAGAAACTCAAGGGTGGAAAGAAAAGATCCGTCAGCCCCTCCTGGACCTCCAGAAGCAAATTTATGCACGCGTTCGGGCCTTGAGAGCTGAAGTTGCCGAGATTGCAGGGATATCATCCGCCGCAGCTCCAACAGACACTGAAAACAAGATCAAGCTTAAGATTTGCTCAATCAGAGCTCTTCGACTGGGAGGTGAAATGGCTGACATCATGAGGAGGTTAGATCTGTGTCCCCTGAGAGAAGGAACCGTTCTCCGATCACCTATCCATGGATTCTCCATCGACGACGCTGATATCTCTAGCGGTGCTGATGACACATCGAT TTTCAAATTCAATGAATGCTTGCTGGTTGCTACAAGCTTGATAGCTGAGACATCCTGTGACATCAATGAAGACTTCAATGAAGCATTGTACCTGAGCTGTCGACAGAAGATTGGTTCAACTGAAATGATATTTGCTCTGTTGACTACGAAAAAGAACTTATCTGAAGAAACTCAAGGGTGGAAAGAAAAGATCCGTCAGCCCCTCCTGGACCTCCAGAAGCAAATTTATGCACGCGTTCGGGCCTTGAGAGCTGAAGTTGCTGAGATTGCACGGATATCATCCGCCGCAGCTCCAACAGACACTGAAAACAAGATCAAGCTTAAGATTTGCTCAATCAGATCTCTTCTTCGACTGGGAGGTGAAATGGCTGACATCATGAGGAGGTTAGATCTGTGTCCCCTGAGAGAAGGAACCGTTCTCCGATCACCTATCCATGGATTCTCCATTGATGATGTTTGA